Proteins from one Mus pahari chromosome 10, PAHARI_EIJ_v1.1, whole genome shotgun sequence genomic window:
- the Pigbos1 gene encoding protein PIGBOS1, with product MFRRLPLPQLLFAAILGIAGGMYIYQPIFEQYSRDQKELKEKVKLLQESEEKGTNSA from the coding sequence ATGTTTAGGAGATTGCCGCTTCCACAACTGCTTTTTGCCGCCATCCTTGGAATTGCTGGAGGAATGTATATTTATCAGCCAATATTTGAACAATATTCCAGAGATCAGaaggaattaaaagaaaaggtgaaGTTGTTGCAAGAATCAGAAGAAAAGGGAACTAATTCTGCATAA